From one Bordetella genomosp. 9 genomic stretch:
- a CDS encoding branched-chain amino acid ABC transporter permease: MKRYATWTLAIAAAAILLALAGTAIADNARLFGLSLLNGLTLAALYFLVASGFTLVFGLMRNVNLAHGSLFLLGGYVGYTVGDASGSWFLALAAGFLATALAGLLLQLLVFQYMEGQDLRQTLVTLGLSIVLADVFLWIWGGEAYQFDPPGWLMGTVGVPGVGKYSGFRLVVLLSAVVIGLALWLFLNRTRIGMMIRAGVDNKRMLSASGVNVQKVFAITFAVGAGLAGFAGVMGGTALSIAPGEDVRYLLASLIVVIVGGMGSITGAAVGALLIGLAETFGLAYAPTYGVVFTFLIMVAVLAFRPQGLMGRRA, from the coding sequence GTGAAACGCTACGCGACCTGGACGCTGGCCATTGCCGCCGCGGCCATCCTGCTGGCGCTGGCGGGGACCGCCATCGCGGACAACGCGCGCCTGTTCGGGCTGTCGCTGTTGAACGGACTGACGCTGGCCGCCCTGTATTTCCTGGTGGCCAGCGGCTTCACGCTGGTGTTCGGCCTGATGCGCAACGTCAACCTGGCGCACGGATCGCTGTTCCTGCTGGGCGGCTACGTGGGCTACACGGTCGGCGATGCGTCGGGGTCCTGGTTCCTGGCCTTGGCGGCCGGTTTCCTGGCGACGGCGCTGGCGGGGCTGCTGCTGCAGCTGCTGGTCTTCCAGTACATGGAAGGACAGGACCTGCGGCAGACGCTGGTGACGCTGGGCCTGTCCATCGTCCTTGCCGACGTCTTCCTGTGGATCTGGGGCGGCGAGGCCTATCAATTCGACCCGCCGGGCTGGCTGATGGGCACGGTGGGCGTGCCGGGCGTCGGCAAGTACTCGGGATTCCGGCTGGTGGTGCTGTTGTCGGCGGTCGTCATCGGCCTGGCGCTGTGGCTGTTCCTCAACCGCACGCGCATCGGCATGATGATACGCGCCGGCGTCGACAACAAACGCATGCTGTCGGCCAGCGGCGTGAACGTGCAAAAGGTGTTCGCGATTACCTTCGCGGTGGGCGCGGGCCTGGCCGGCTTCGCCGGCGTCATGGGCGGCACCGCCTTGTCCATCGCGCCGGGCGAGGACGTGCGCTACCTGCTCGCGTCGCTGATCGTGGTGATCGTCGGCGGCATGGGCAGCATCACCGGCGCGGCCGTCGGCGCGCTGCTGATCGGGCTGGCGGAGACTTTCGGGCTGGCCTACGCGCCGACCTATGGGGTGGTGTTCACCTTCCTGATCATGGTCGCCGTGCTCGCCTTCCGCCCGCAGGGGCTGATGGGCAGGCGGGCCTGA
- a CDS encoding metal-dependent hydrolase family protein has product MAEVLFTNVRVFDGTGTLPYTGEVLVQGNRIARVSRSTRSLPVGGVTVVDGAGAFLMPGMTEAHTHFSWNDQPSLDAIQRMPVEEHVVWCINVARRYLDMGWTSCVGAATAKPRLDVVTRNAIRDGQIVGPRYLAASQEITTTGGLGDSTPPHLPYPELSFGAIVNGPEEMRKMVRLFVKYGVDQLKINLSGEYIAGLPAEMTQFSEEEVAMCVTEAKRFGKRVAAHARSCESIKQCVRHGIDIIYHASFTDEESLDMLESKKDQVFVAPGLAWLVNTSYHASEWGLTPEITAKMGYHRELEVAVESMKKMHRRGIRILPGGDYGFAWTPHGTNATDLEYFVKYVGMSPQDALLSATTLGGQIMMQGNELGQIRDGYLADLLLIDGDPLADIRILQDRKRILAVMKDGEFHRAPQIVSARSTRWAA; this is encoded by the coding sequence ATGGCAGAGGTGCTATTCACCAACGTACGGGTATTCGATGGAACCGGCACGCTTCCGTATACCGGGGAAGTGCTGGTGCAGGGCAACCGCATCGCGCGCGTGTCGCGATCCACGCGTTCATTGCCCGTCGGCGGCGTGACGGTGGTGGACGGCGCCGGCGCCTTCCTGATGCCGGGGATGACCGAAGCGCATACGCATTTTTCCTGGAATGACCAGCCTTCGCTGGACGCCATCCAGCGCATGCCGGTGGAAGAGCACGTGGTGTGGTGCATCAACGTCGCGCGCCGCTACCTGGATATGGGCTGGACGTCATGCGTCGGCGCGGCCACCGCGAAACCACGGCTGGACGTGGTGACGCGCAACGCCATCCGCGACGGCCAGATCGTCGGCCCGCGCTACCTGGCGGCCAGCCAGGAAATTACCACCACCGGGGGCCTGGGCGATTCGACGCCGCCCCACCTGCCCTATCCGGAACTGAGCTTCGGCGCCATCGTCAACGGCCCGGAAGAGATGCGCAAGATGGTGCGCCTGTTCGTGAAGTATGGCGTCGACCAGTTGAAGATCAATCTTTCGGGCGAGTACATCGCCGGCCTGCCGGCCGAGATGACGCAGTTTTCCGAAGAGGAAGTCGCCATGTGCGTGACCGAGGCCAAGCGCTTCGGCAAGCGGGTGGCCGCGCATGCCCGGTCCTGCGAGTCCATCAAGCAGTGCGTCCGCCATGGCATCGACATCATCTACCACGCCAGCTTCACCGACGAGGAATCGCTGGACATGCTGGAGTCGAAGAAGGATCAGGTGTTCGTGGCGCCGGGTCTGGCCTGGCTGGTGAACACCTCGTACCACGCCAGCGAGTGGGGCCTGACGCCGGAGATCACCGCAAAGATGGGCTACCACCGCGAACTGGAAGTGGCGGTGGAGTCCATGAAGAAAATGCATCGACGCGGGATCCGCATCCTGCCCGGCGGCGATTACGGCTTTGCCTGGACGCCGCACGGTACCAACGCGACCGACCTGGAGTACTTCGTCAAGTACGTCGGCATGTCGCCGCAGGACGCCCTGCTGTCGGCCACCACGCTGGGCGGCCAGATCATGATGCAGGGTAACGAGCTGGGCCAGATTCGCGACGGCTACCTTGCCGACCTGCTGCTGATCGACGGCGATCCCCTGGCCGATATCCGCATCCTGCAGGACAGGAAGCGCATCCTGGCCGTGATGAAGGATGGCGAGTTCCATCGCGCCCCGCAGATCGTCAGCGCGCGCAGCACGCGCTGGGCGGCCTGA
- a CDS encoding alpha/beta fold hydrolase, whose protein sequence is MSTEFVSRIAVEVDGQGDAAVCVHGLGGSSNNWTPVMEALNRFRVLRIDMPGSARSHAVQGPLTIDSLAQAVRDVCARLGVTRAHLLGHSLGTIVCFKLATESPELVRSLALFGPMLCPPDAARPNIRARAQRARDEGVAGMQAIADAIVAGATSADTRQHQPAAVALVRESVMRQDPEGYARSCEALADAQPAPVERIACPTLLVTGDEDGVAPPQSVRAIGDRIANSRVVVYPRCGHWTTFERPAECLRELKDFYSAHAR, encoded by the coding sequence ATGAGTACCGAGTTCGTCAGCCGCATCGCGGTGGAAGTCGACGGCCAGGGCGATGCGGCGGTGTGCGTCCACGGCCTGGGGGGATCGTCGAACAACTGGACGCCCGTCATGGAAGCGCTGAACCGCTTCCGCGTCCTGCGCATCGACATGCCCGGCAGCGCGCGATCGCATGCCGTACAAGGCCCGCTCACCATCGATAGCCTGGCGCAGGCGGTGCGCGATGTCTGCGCGCGCCTGGGGGTGACGCGCGCCCACCTGCTTGGACATTCGCTGGGCACCATCGTCTGCTTCAAGCTGGCGACCGAATCGCCGGAGCTGGTGCGCAGCCTGGCGCTGTTCGGCCCCATGCTCTGCCCACCCGATGCCGCGCGCCCCAACATACGGGCCCGCGCCCAGCGCGCCCGCGACGAGGGTGTGGCCGGCATGCAGGCGATCGCCGACGCCATCGTGGCGGGCGCGACGTCCGCCGACACCCGGCAGCACCAGCCGGCGGCGGTGGCACTGGTGCGCGAGAGCGTGATGCGCCAGGATCCGGAGGGCTACGCGCGCAGTTGCGAGGCCCTGGCCGATGCCCAGCCCGCGCCCGTCGAGCGCATCGCCTGCCCGACCTTGCTGGTGACGGGCGATGAAGACGGCGTCGCGCCGCCGCAGTCCGTGCGCGCCATCGGCGACAGGATCGCCAACAGCCGCGTGGTCGTCTATCCGCGTTGCGGACACTGGACCACCTTCGAGCGGCCGGCCGAATGCCTGCGTGAATTGAAAGACTTCTATTCGGCACACGCGCGCTGA
- a CDS encoding TetR/AcrR family transcriptional regulator, which produces MGYTPNAMTAVPQAPTRGPRARTWKLLMEAASSLIEEGHTPTVAEVAKRAQVSRATAYRYFPTRSRLITAMVDTALGPVRSWSSSQSDGRARITELFESTFIRFKEFEPHMRAAAQLALEHQALERAGILEEEPYRRGHRIRILAHAVEPFRTRVPAKAIDRLQKALSIIYGIEPHIILKDIWGARNKEVESIVFWMVEALIEASLKEARDAAPSKAGASAAVSRPPARRRANGKDTA; this is translated from the coding sequence ATGGGATATACCCCTAACGCAATGACCGCCGTGCCGCAGGCACCGACCCGGGGGCCGCGCGCGCGCACCTGGAAGCTGTTGATGGAAGCCGCCAGCAGCCTGATCGAGGAAGGGCATACCCCGACAGTCGCGGAAGTCGCCAAGCGCGCGCAGGTGTCGCGCGCCACCGCCTACCGCTATTTCCCCACGCGCAGCCGCCTGATCACGGCCATGGTGGATACGGCGCTCGGTCCGGTACGGTCCTGGTCATCGTCGCAGAGCGACGGACGCGCGCGCATCACCGAGCTGTTCGAATCGACCTTCATCCGTTTCAAGGAATTCGAACCGCACATGCGCGCGGCCGCGCAACTGGCGCTGGAGCACCAGGCGCTGGAACGCGCCGGCATCCTCGAAGAAGAACCCTACCGGCGGGGACACCGCATCCGTATCCTGGCGCACGCCGTCGAGCCCTTCCGTACCCGCGTGCCGGCCAAGGCGATCGATCGCCTGCAGAAAGCCCTGTCCATCATCTATGGGATCGAACCCCACATCATCCTCAAGGACATCTGGGGCGCCAGGAACAAGGAGGTGGAATCCATCGTCTTCTGGATGGTGGAGGCCTTGATCGAAGCCAGCCTGAAAGAGGCGCGCGATGCCGCGCCGTCCAAGGCCGGCGCATCCGCCGCCGTGTCGCGGCCGCCGGCGCGCCGCCGCGCCAATGGCAAGGACACGGCCTAG
- a CDS encoding SDR family NAD(P)-dependent oxidoreductase: protein MDLGLHGKTAVVTGGSKGIGLAVAKALVKEGVRVGIVARNAEALEAARTQLTRQGGHVCAVPADLIDPAQAAQAVARIEAELGPIDILVNSAGAARRHDPETLDATKWRAAMDAKFFTYVHTQDEVLRRLRARGAKGAIVNIIGSGGKTPTATHLAGGSANAALMLATVGSAFHYAQYGIRINAINPGATVTERVQEGLAVEARTMGVSVDEARRQGEGRIPLGRYAEPEEIADVAVFLASERASYVIGAVVPMTGGLAPVI from the coding sequence ATGGATCTGGGTTTGCATGGCAAGACGGCCGTCGTGACAGGCGGCAGCAAGGGGATCGGCCTGGCGGTCGCCAAGGCCCTGGTCAAGGAAGGCGTGCGGGTGGGCATCGTGGCGCGCAACGCCGAAGCGCTGGAAGCGGCGCGCACCCAGCTGACGCGGCAAGGCGGGCATGTGTGCGCGGTGCCGGCGGACCTGATCGACCCGGCCCAGGCGGCGCAGGCCGTCGCCCGCATCGAAGCCGAACTCGGCCCCATCGACATTCTGGTGAACAGCGCCGGCGCCGCGCGGCGGCACGATCCCGAAACGCTGGACGCCACGAAGTGGCGCGCCGCCATGGACGCCAAGTTCTTCACCTACGTCCACACGCAGGACGAGGTGCTGCGCCGGCTGCGCGCGCGCGGCGCCAAGGGCGCCATCGTCAATATCATCGGTTCCGGCGGCAAGACGCCCACCGCGACCCATCTGGCGGGCGGATCCGCGAACGCGGCGCTGATGCTGGCCACGGTGGGCTCGGCCTTCCACTACGCGCAGTACGGCATCCGCATCAATGCCATCAACCCCGGCGCCACGGTGACCGAGCGCGTACAGGAAGGCCTGGCTGTCGAAGCCAGGACCATGGGTGTCAGCGTGGATGAGGCGCGTCGCCAGGGAGAAGGGCGTATTCCGCTGGGACGCTATGCGGAGCCGGAAGAGATCGCCGACGTCGCGGTGTTCCTGGCCAGCGAACGGGCCAGCTACGTGATAGGTGCCGTGGTGCCGATGACCGGCGGCCTGGCGCCGGTCATCTGA